One Huiozyma naganishii CBS 8797 chromosome 4, complete genome genomic region harbors:
- the FMP27 gene encoding Fmp27p (similar to Saccharomyces cerevisiae YLR454W; ancestral locus Anc_7.518) gives MWNPVHWPIWIWEVVAALAALKWLLKWTVGFDVTYINPMKAKIGFKYKNLLEVKDLQVIPLQKKIILSGVTVFANDKKKKVPTAGPSTTDGQKKLPQKKKLELPKWVSSKFGLLSFFLDDFRIAVNHLHVVDQQLKVSVVYFVLSLQDTEGKRFSVSLGIKDVEWRNESSCSDMYLTVRGHLPTDSPHPVDQVEVDLKLGKFSLSMEALHQLQQKQALGKTKPIKETRAPLDEKDIDKIVGSIVAKTALMADSVLPLKELNVTIEKLCLRDLAIAKHERLRCMNKFLSYSFSLSNLTFNVSRYRPGMPGYQLSFKEEDTPFKLTLNMTRVNISLNMTRKHNPSETVKFLEIPNISLFGETNLGSQKFKHDYFQTPENAVCNLRANVASPTMDINVEHLSFWKCFLKNIKVFTEAFTDPVQVTCGGNKDKFVMRSATFSYFKSFLPLVFVKLNLDDPKIVFKDNDDLIMVKLSTFLVNWHSKRFFREKMNSLKYEEELCYESKIYLEVLDLRFQHIVKTDNYKNTIFRIDSISSLHHLKLEPSTIVAVSGDIDNLTIDLSELRTMVMLSKMIRKLDCQISNVEKNYFKPLYEKFAAQISNSEQQCDLISKTFEEEKVLPSTFLFEKLPDCFDYVKFDVRKFTMLLGARSVFMPPDVFSSIESQSSHDLVDGKLRKFCTKMDQLQIALFGNYTQWKNKYDDGKVNMVKHGEEASYKGYFHDGLDDISSTESTEIGFIWSFNVLANDVTCTVIGETPDSTNELTSRTVSKLSVLSLNVYPDTDTLEINDSKMIRVQFNNKKVKNVFSLMNTFLVISGIHTLHQIFGKCQQTEQVSWAKQYLMKINKSKKKSSVKLIQWSELKSLIDVSFLSETFDEIMSLPNGLKTRVESHNTLFTVRSLKDIVISGDFFRTCIQSPTDPSLWERFVVINKFSITADLDELKAQKTANYADLIKAKPAIILENESWHFSVPFKFELHRLIDNFSTVLKTIKQMMYSFKTSKNDLVIFPSVTHSSGFPRLKLKSKRYILSIADDPFEAQMNMIFQIGLQEQRSRLAKLKEFDDMMMTKLSASKEVINKRKETVSQILNRKRLDPDFEKKYKPSPENDTGALIDTPFNIGGKSNKKTRLVDLVSDEVERTYERLERNFSDSWVKRIQNFRLKERQQFQENFSFLWGNIDYSILPPDVNEKVTGFTTYPSVSSLIMEGIDVDIFKPSCGVENIPEFIHNVGKGVPKDTQYSIMIPMNIDAKFSEIRWHLRDYPLPFINVPALQPSQTREDCALRIYGDMIVCEDMITSDHELRCVYVPLVPSIIVENTDEYYSLKVPRTVTSIKFYIDLNLDSFSNNSSQITMGSSFQPAIQQTMQCIENISKPPLDPSQKTGFWDKVRYLFHGHLKVSWKNQGRFEVAFKGSKSPYVLGRENAGFILGFGGDVVLSVNENEDPKKFLSCTANEIYFSIPNFFAKPLLVWSRPSSEAVFAANQNDTNLQRSASYYYMADFVKTKSQTADIQTMESNYIEKTGVKLTGGMEFSLGFIFERMVLGKDMHMGERTFASAHHYDIRLTNPIYVPDLSKHDSYAGFRSDFIHMSFNLVSKSDSAYNAMQLGPGTMDVFMKWWKTFSGNFPVRRGKLFSIQNNAPKFGEHLATISYHADARPLFITHLVHSINTDKNVDKCYLDFVEFVGTKTKTKRFTMDLHQRKELVTEYNPELDIRKRVKKMKFLEGEVEMDDIDIRTIHGKFGKLAYVEQKEDAHYDIFDNDLTWLDLTDFQEPFFVDVDKYLPSVEIKPFFHAPNFIYQKRSSYGDKFQLDPVTYQPTTPFLNNVSHNCVLGREVQVPTKVLEDRLKNLTSFQTQLTNDYLKTEDPSKKKLLNYLLEKAKVGLDSLDLLHDDVSALCYERSESTNDRRVYSIPGVQILDRSTVSTKEFENRFFIFNMLLKWNEDIRDIIMKFLHYLSLASKFSSLSSQKSLKIFEEMMKHRIMNEKKMDMETINEEQEPIDLQMGSGNKFGNKTDDLMHLSEICLDLFENGITTVEADIEYLVHKNTFLQLVAPQVQLSMREEPDMCVIVTAPNIITKNLSFEQVGMEDHDDQFLKRFGVIVNNANAFLLRKADFKNKYELYFDMNSYGQKKGTEWPPWLGIEQGFQSKSLDDFKILKDLSCVIHSQTVSPFSNSYHLVKTYIQDKMIVHVPTVAVTATSRDFGTMYKMVNKLLKYQEPAKVKLNKEIETMSIAYDVDNIPKLHQLVSTLYKDFGILNNVSKELLFKRQLLDDVGRVDLLNVYAESESHLLRLHMLMRVLESNSIWQKASTGGSESSGSRSKMLVCNVNKVLLSFLMNDYTPFLSVSLARTIFQRAKLSSGLSRNKLVIGELSVVNELPDAVYKTVFSGFPTSVSQAGSLRPMMDFQWEIDEPVGGIKVLNFAETLLSGACLQIDDDTIDCVMQWLNLKEVRSDDGDGTTTVVAGAGTDRDLNEMVQRASEYMIVERMVLNAFPLLVSYKGHGKKRLGNVTNFAFDFPELLFANETMKLLDIYMVVRKVLVKVLLKHTARFLTTKIRKRRSTIDSRSTAPAMLPAPRSSGAGSLDSAGTSPEARDAAQDAADGASTAQRLALVADESRGAVLVRRRNST, from the coding sequence ATGTGGAATCCCGTTCATTGGCCCATCTGGATATGGGAGGTTGTTGCCGCTCTCGCGGCACTGAAATGGCTGCTCAAATGGACTGTCGGGTTCGATGTGACCTACATTAATCCGATGAAGGCAAAAATCGGGTTCAAGTATAAGAACCTGCTAGAAGTGAAAGATTTACAAGTTATACCtttgcagaagaagattaTTCTCAGCGGTGTGACAGTCTTTGCAAATGataagaaaaagaaggtaCCGACGGCGGGGCCTTCCACTACAGATGGCCAAAAGAAGCTTccccagaagaagaaactcgAGTTGCCCAAATGGGTCTCGTCGAAGTTTGGCTTATTGTCGTTTTTTTTAGACGATTTCCGGATTGCAGTGAATCACCTCCACGTCGTGGACCAACAGTTGAAAGTATCGGTTGTGTATTTCGTGCTCAGCTTACAAGACACAGAGGGGAAACGCTTTTCGGTATCGCTCGGTATCAAGGATGTCGAATGGAGGAACGAGTCCTCCTGCTCTGACATGTACTTGACCGTGAGAGGTCACTTGCCCACTGACAGTCCACACCCGGTGGACCAAGTTGAGGTAGATTTGAAGCTGGGGAAATTCTCACTCTCAATGGAGGCACTGCACCAACTACAGCAGAAACAGGCCCTGGGGAAGACAAAACCAATCAAGGAGACCCGCGCCCCACTGGACGAAAAGGATATCGACAAGATTGTCGGATCAATTGTAGCAAAGACAGCACTGATGGCAGACTCGGTACTACCATTGAAAGAACTGAACGTCACAATCGAAAAACTGTGCCTGAGAGATTTGGCCATCGCAAAACACGAAAGATTGAGATGTATGAACAAGTTTTTAAGTTACAGCTTCTCGTTGTCAAACCTCACTTTCAACGTGAGCAGGTACCGCCCAGGGATGCCAGGATACCAACtatccttcaaagaggaggataCACCATTCAAACTCACTCTGAACATGACAAGAGTCAACATCTCGCTGAACATGACCAGGAAACACAACCCATCAGAGACCgtcaagtttttggagaTACCAAATATTTCACTGTTTGGCGAAACTAACCTCGGTTCTCAAAAATTCAAGCATGACTACTTCCAAACTCCAGAAAACGCGGTTTGTAATTTGAGAGCAAACGTTGCGTCCCCAACTATGGATATCAACGTCGAACACTTGTCCTTCTGGAAgtgttttttgaaaaacatCAAGGTCTTCACAGAAGCCTTCACTGACCCAGTACAGGTGACGTGTGGTGGCAATAAGGACAAGTTCGTCATGAGAAGCGCGACTTTTTCCTacttcaaaagtttcctGCCCCTGGTTTTCGTCAAACTGAACCTGGATGATCCAAAGATTGTGTTCAAAGATAACGATGACCTAATAATGGTGAAATTGTCCACGTTCCTAGTCAACTGGCACTCGAAGAGATTCTTCAGGGAAAAAatgaactctttgaagtaCGAGGAAGAGTTATGCTACGAGAGCAAGATATATCTTGAAGTACTCGATCTAAGGTTCCAACATATCGTGAAGACAGATAACTACAAAAACACCATCTTCAGAATCGACAGCATTTCATCTCTCCATCACTTGAAGCTGGAACCATCAACGATAGTGGCCGTTTCAGGGGACATCGATAACCTCACCATCGACTTATCTGAATTACGAACCATGGTAATGCTGAGTAAAATGATTAGAAAGCTTGATTGCCAAATATCAAACGTCGAGAAAAATTACTTCAAACCACTGTACGAAAAATTCGCTGCACAGATCAGTAACAGCGAACAGCAATGCGACTTGATTTCGAAAAcatttgaagaggagaaagtATTACCAAGCACCTTCCTGTTTGAGAAGTTGCCAGACTGTTTCGACTACGTTAAGTTTGATGTCAGAAAATTTACCATGTTGTTGGGTGCAAGGTCTGTATTTATGCCTCCCGATGTGTTCTCATCGATCGAGTCACAGAGTTCCCACGATTTAGTTGACGGGAAACTGAGAAAATTCTGTACCAAAATGGATCAACTTCAGATCGCCCTTTTTGGGAATTACACCCAGTGGAAAAACAAATACGACGACGGAAAAGTTAACATGGTCAAGCATGGAGAAGAGGCATCATACAAGGGATACTTTCACGATGGTCTCGACGATATCTCAAGTACAGAGTCCACTGAGATTGGCTTTATATGGTCCTTTAACGTACTGGCAAATGACGTAACGTGCACAGTGATTGGGGAAACTCCAGATTCGACTAATGAACTGACGTCAAGGACTGTGTCGAAGCTATCTGTGCTGTCATTGAACGTATACCCTGACACAGACACACTGGAAATCAACGATTCCAAAATGATAAGGGTTcaattcaacaacaaaaaggTTAAAAACGTGTTTTCCTTGAtgaacactttcttggTCATATCTGGTATCCATACGCTTCATCAAATATTTGGTAAGTGCCAACAAACTGAGCAGGTGTCATGGGCTAAACAGTACCTGATGAAGATCAATAAgagcaaaaagaaatccTCTGTTAAGTTGATACAATGGAGCGAACTTAAATCATTGATAGATGTAAGCTTCCTATCTGAAACATTCGATGAGATAATGTCGCTCCCTAATGGACTAAAGACGAGGGTGGAATCGCATAATACTCTTTTCACTGTGAGGAGTCTAAAGGACATTGTCATCTCGGGGGACTTTTTCCGGACTTGTATTCAATCACCTACTGACCCATCGTTATGGGAAAGGTTTGTGGTAATTAACAAATTTTCCATAACAGCGGACCTCGATGAGCTCAAAGCACAGAAGACAGCCAACTACGCTGACCTAATCAAAGCCAAACCTGCAATTATATTGGAAAACGAATCTTGGCATTTTTCGGTCCcattcaaatttgaattACACAGGCTGATCGACAATTTCTCCACTGTCTTGAAGACCATAAAACAAATGATGTACTCTTTCAAGACTTCTAAAAATGATTTGGTGATTTTCCCTTCAGTTACCCACTCATCTGGGTTTCCACGCTTGAAGCTGAAGTCTAAGAGATATATCTTGAGTATAGCAGATGACCCCTTCGAAGCCCAAATGAACATGATTTTTCAGATTGGTCTACAGGAACAAAGGTCCAGACTTGCAAAACTGAAGGAGTTTGACGACATGATGATGACAAAGTTATCCGCTTCTAAAGAGGTTATTAACAAGAGAAAGGAGACCGTAAGCCAGATTTTGAACAGGAAAAGGTTAGACCCtgattttgagaaaaaataCAAGCCAAGTCCTGAAAACGACACAGGCGCTTTGATTGACACACCATTTAATATTGGCGGGAAGTCGAACAAAAAGACCCGCCTTGTCGATCTTGTTTCCGACGAGGTGGAAAGAACCTACGAAAGATTGGAACGCAACTTTTCTGACTCGTGGGTCAAGAGAATTCAAAACTTCCGTTTAAAGGAGAGACAACAGTTCCAAGAGAACTTCTCATTCTTGTGGGGTAACATTGACTATTCAATTCTCCCACCTGATGTCAACGAAAAGGTCACCGGGTTCACAACCTATCCTTCTGTCTCAAGTCTCATAATGGAGGGTATCGAtgttgatattttcaaacCTTCATGCGGTGTAGAAAATATTCCTGAATTTATCCATAACGTGGGTAAAGGGGTTCCGAAGGATACCCAATATTCGATCATGATCCCAATGAACATTGATGCCAAATTCAGCGAGATAAGGTGGCACCTACGGGATTACCCACTTCCCTTTATTAATGTACCGGCATTGCAGCCTTCTCAGACGAGGGAAGACTGTGCACTTCGTATTTACGGTGACATGATTGTGTGCGAAGATATGATTACTTCAGATCATGAATTAAGGTGTGTTTATGTGCCATTGGTTCCTTCCATCATTGTTGAAAACACAGATGAATActactctttgaaagttccAAGAACTGTAACCAGTATCAAGTTTTACATTGACTTGAATCTCGATAGTTTTTCGAACAATTCTTCTCAAATTACCATGGGTAGTTCATTCCAGCCTGCCATCCAACAAACAATGCAGTGTATTGAAAACATCTCAAAACCACCTCTTGATCCTTCCCAGAAAACAGGATTCTGGGATAAAGTCCGGTACTTATTCCACGGTCACCTTAAGGTATCATGGAAAAACCAAGGACGTTTTGAAGTCGCCTTCAAAGGGTCTAAAAGTCCTTATGTTTTGGGGAGAGAAAACGCTGGTTTTATATTGGGATTTGGCGGTGACGTTGTTTTGAGTGTGAATGAGAACGAAGACCCAAAGAAATTCCTTTCCTGTACTGCAAATGAGATATACTTCAGCATCCCAAACTTTTTTGCCAAACCGTTACTTGTTTGGTCGAGGCCAAGCTCCGAAGCTGTTTTTGCTGCCAATCAAAACGACACTAACTTACAGAGATCAGCTTCCTATTATTACATGGCAGACTTCGTGAAGACAAAAAGTCAAACTGCCGATATCCAAACCATGGAATCAAACTATATTGAAAAGACCGGTGTGAAACTAACCGGTGGAATGGAATTCAGCCTTGGATTTATATTTGAACGGATGGTTCTCGGGAAGGACATGCATATGGGCGAAAGAACATTTGCTTCTGCGCATCACTATGACATTAGACTAACGAACCCAATTTATGTTCCTGACCTGAGCAAGCATGATTCGTATGCCGGTTTCAGAAGCGATTTCATCCACATGTCATTCAATTTAGTATCGAAATCAGATTCTGCGTATAATGCAATGCAATTGGGACCTGGTACTATGGATGTTTTCATGAAATGGTGGAAGACATTTTCGGGTAATTTCCCTGTGCGGAGAGGTAAATTGTTTAGTATCCAGAACAATGCTCCTAAATTCGGGGAACATTTAGCGACTATCTCTTACCACGCGGATGCAAGACCATTGTTTATTACTCATTTGGTTCATTCAATCAATACAGACAAGAACGTGGATAAATGTTACTTAGATTTCGTGGAGTTCGTAGGGACTAAAACAAAAACCAAAAGGTTCACCATGGACCTACATCAGAGAAAGGAGTTGGTGACCGAGTATAATCCTGAATTGGACATCAGAAAGAGagtcaaaaaaatgaaattcTTGGAAGGTGAAGTTGAAATGGATGATATTGACATACGGACAATTCACGGTAAGTTTGGTAAATTAGCTTACGTCGAGCAGAAAGAGGACGCCCATTACGATATCTTTGACAACGATCTAACGTGGCTCGACTTGACGGATTTCCAGGAGCCGTTCTTTGTGGATGTAGACAAGTACTTGCCTTCTGTTGAGATTAAACCTTTTTTCCACGCCCCCAATTTCATTTACCAGAAGCGTTCAAGCTATGGTGATAAGTTCCAACTGGATCCTGTGACATACCAACCCACCACaccatttttgaacaacgtATCACACAACTGTGTCTTGGGTAGGGAGGTCCAGGTTCCCACAAAGGTATTGGAGGATAGGTTAAAAAATTTGACAAGTTTCCAGACGCAATTGACCAACGATTACTTAAAAACCGAGGATccttccaaaaagaaacttctCAACTATCTGTTGGAGAAAGCGAAGGTTGGGTTAGACAGTTTGGATTTACTGCACGATGATGTCAGTGCTCTTTGTTATGAACGGTCCGAATCCACCAACGATAGAAGAGTCTACAGCATCCCCGGTGTCCAAATATTGGATCGGTCAACTGTATCCACCAAAGAATTTGAGAATCGgttcttcattttcaataTGTTGTTGAAGTGGAACGAGGATATCAGGGATATTATTATGAAATTCCTGCACTATTTGAGTTTGGCCAGCAAGTTTTCGTCGCTGTCCTCGCAGAAGAGTTTAAagatttttgaagagatgaTGAAGCACAGAATCATgaacgagaagaagatggacaTGGAGACCATTAACGAGGAGCAAGAGCCCATTGATCTACAAATGGGTTCCGGAAACAAGTTTGGTAATAAGACTGATGATTTGATGCACCTATCAGAGATATGTTTGGATCTTTTCGAAAACGGGATAACTACTGTTGAAGCGGACATCGAGTATCTTGTTCACAAGAACACGTTTCTTCAGTTGGTTGCACCTCAAGTTCAACTATCGATGCGCGAGGAACCCGATATGTGTGTTATTGTCACAGCGCCGAACATTATCACGAAAAATTTAtcctttgaacaagttggGATGGAGGATCATGACGATCAATTCTTAAAGCGGTTTGGTGTTATTGTGAACAATGCAAATGCGTTTTTACTGAGGAAGGCtgatttcaagaacaagtacgAGTTGTACTTTGACATGAACTCGTACGGCCAAAAGAAGGGCACCGAGTGGCCACCTTGGTTAGGTATCGAGCAAGGGTTCCAGAGTAAGTCCCTTGACGACTTCAAGATATTAAAGGACCTGTCATGTGTGATCCATTCACAGACAGTGTCCCCATTCTCCAATTCGTACCATTTAGTGAAGACTTACATCCAAGACAAGATGATTGTCCATGTTCCCACTGTTGCGGTGACTGCTACGTCGCGTGATTTTGGTACCATGTACAAGATGGTGAacaagttgttgaagtaccAGGAGCCCGCGAAGgtgaaattgaacaaggaGATCGAGACAATGTCGATTGCGTACGACGTGGACAACATTCCGAAGCTGCACCAGCTGGTCTCGACACTTTATAAAGATTTCGGGATATTGAACAATGTCTCTAAGGAGCTTCTCTTTAAGAGACAGTTGTTGGACGACGTCGGGCGTGTTGATTTGCTAAACGTGTACGCGGAAAGCGAGTCGCACTTGCTGCGGCTCCACATGCTGATGCGTGTGCTGGAGTCGAATTCGATCTGGCAGAAAGCCTCCACTGGTGGTTCCGAGAGCAGTGGGAGTCGTTCGAAGATGCTCGTTTGCAATGTGAACAAAGTGTTGTTGAGTTTCTTGATGAACGATTATACGCCATTCCTTTCCGTGTCCCTGGCGCGTACGATCTTCCAGCGGGCGAAACTTTCGAGTGGTCTTTCGCGGAACAAGCTTGTCATCGGGGAGCTGAGCGTTGTCAACGAGTTGCCGGATGCAGTGTACAAGACTGTGTTCAGTGGGTTCCCCACGAGTGTGTCACAAGCGGGTTCACTACGGCCGATGATGGATTTCCAATGGGAGATCGACGAGCCCGTTGGTGGTATCAAAGTGCTAAATTTTGCGGAGACGTTACTCTCTGGAGCGTGCTTACAGatcgacgacgacacaATCGATTGTGTCATGCAGTGGTTaaacttgaaggaggtACGGTCTGACGATGGCGACGGCACAACGACAGTGGTAGCTGGTGCTGGAACAGACCGTGACTTGAACGAGATGGTGCAGCGTGCCTCCGAGTACATGATCGTCGAGCGGATGGTTCTCAACGCGTTCCCACTGCTGGTGAGTTACAAGGGCCACGGGAAGAAGCGGCTCGGGAACGTGACGAACTTCGCGTTCGACTTCCCTGAACTTCTGTTTGCGAACGAGACTATGAAGTTGCTGGACATATACATGGTGGTGAGGAAAGTGCTCGTGAAAGTTCTGTTGAAGCACACTGCGCGGTTCCTGACGACGAAGATCCGCAAGCGGCGGTCCACCATCGACTCGAGGAGCACTGCCCCGGCGATGCTACCAGCCCCGCGGTCAAGTGGCGCGGGGTCCCTGGACTCCGCGGGAACTTCCCCCGAGGCAAGAGACGCTGCCCAGGACGCTGCTGACGGTGCCTCGACCGCTCAACGGCTCGCGCTGGTCGCCGACGAGTCCCGGGGCGCTGTCCTGGTGCGACGCCGCAATAGCACCTGA
- the NUT2 gene encoding mediator complex subunit NUT2 (similar to Saccharomyces cerevisiae NUT2 (YPR168W); ancestral locus Anc_7.524): protein MSSATATADGELAQLEAEVAAVVESFIQLGVSVHDYPGTTEATQGMVTNLRRNVDRVRRLNEQANTPGSVLHKVQVPLEVVQYIEDGRNPDVYTREFVEAIPRANQYQRGKMLAVAHLRDSLSEKIAQEFPQLSDSVADVVRRTTVPGRTPSKSSD from the coding sequence ATGTCCAGTgccacagcaacagcagacGGGGAGTTGGCACAGTTGGAGGCAGAGGTCGCCGCGGTCGTCGAATCGTTCATCCAGCTCGGCGTCTCAGTGCACGACTACCCGGGGACCACAGAGGCGACACAGGGTATGGTCACGAACCTGCGGCGCAACGTCGACCGCGTGAGGAGACTCAACGAGCAAGCGAACACTCCAGGGAGCGTGCTCCACAAAGTGCAAGTGCCACTAGAGGTGGTACAGTACATAGAGGACGGGAGAAACCCGGACGTGTACACGCGTGAGTTCGTGGAGGCCATCCCTCGAGCAAACCAGTACCAGAGGGGCAAGATGCTTGCTGTCGCACACCTTAGGGACTCCCTCAGCGAGAAAATTGCCCAGGAGTTCCCTCAACTCAGTGACAGCGTTGCAGACGTCGTCAGACGCACCACGGTGCCGGGCCGCACACCATCTAAGAGCAGCGACTGA
- the RHO1 gene encoding Rho family GTPase RHO1 (similar to Saccharomyces cerevisiae RHO1 (YPR165W); ancestral locus Anc_7.520) translates to MSQVGNNSIRRKLVIVGDGACGKTCLLIVFSKGQFPEVYVPTVFENYVADVEVDGRRVELALWDTAGQEDYDRLRPLSYPDSNVVLICFSIDLPDSLENVQEKWIAEVLHFCQGVPIILVGCKVDLRNDPQTMATLRDAGQQPVAQQEGQAVADQIGAAGYYECSAKTGYGVREVFEAATRASLMGKSKNNGKTKKTKNSGDKKKKKKCLVL, encoded by the coding sequence ATGTCACAAGTGGGGAACAACAGTATCAGGCGGAAGCTGGTGATCGTCGGGGACGGTGCCTGTGGTAAAACATGTCTGCTGATCGTGTTCTCGAAGGGCCAGTTCCCGGAGGTTTATGTGCCCACTGTGTTCGAAAACTACGTCGCCGATGTTGAGGTCGACGGCCGCCGCGTGGAGTTGGCCTTGTGGGATACCGCTGGCCAGGAGGACTACGACCGGTTGAGGCCACTGTCGTACCCTGACTCGAACGTCGTGCTGATCTGTTTCTCGATTGACTTGCCCGATTCTTTGGAGAATGTTCAAGAGAAATGGATCGCTGAAGTGTTGCACTTCTGCCAAGGTGTCCCCATTATTCTTGTCGGGTGCAAAGTCGATCTCAGGAACGATCCGCAGACTATGGCCACGCTGCGCGACGCTGGGCAGCAGCCCGTCGCACAGCAGGAGGGCCAAGCCGTCGCTGACCAGATTGGCGCCGCTGGGTACTACGAGTGTTCAGCAAAGACCGGTTACGGTGTCAGAGAGGTCTTTGAGGCGGCCACGAGGGCCTCCCTGATGGGGAAAAGCAAGAACAACGGTAAGACcaagaagaccaagaaCAGCGgagacaagaagaagaagaagaagtgtCTAGTGTTGTGA
- the TIF3 gene encoding Tif3p (similar to Saccharomyces cerevisiae TIF3 (YPR163C); ancestral locus Anc_7.517), with the protein MAPPKKTVKMDLNSFLNDDTFDSSWTEEDVDLNKINIPIERTTPANAIPLEEIKAAAGGRGGFGRGDRGFGGGDRGFGYGGGSGGASRLDPALQGGEKTGGFGSFGGGAGGSRGPREEYPVPNHPPYRAIINNIPWDISPEGVKAWVEDGLGKQGAVDDIDLPTAMDDPSRLKGMAFVGFKEREDLVTALTFNATKLNERTVYVAVAAPKRGGFGFGGADVDWSGARGSQFQGSGGGDEVDIDWGAARGSNFKASRPMRDEANLNWDAVRGSNFKESRAPREEANLDWNAVRGSNFKESRPPREEANLDWNAVRGSNFKESRPPREEANLDWNAVRGSNFKESRPPREEANLNWGAARGSQFTGSQRERQRQPARDEPQLDWGAAKGAHFGKKTQGKRAFPGKQAEKPATSTEEKTKIQKSAYEVLRSEDDDDEDDEESKQETSEKKDEGNVDELAQKTASLSVTEGDNDEWEVVGKK; encoded by the coding sequence ATGGCTCCACCTAAGAAGACAGTGAAGATGGACTTGAACTCGTTCTTGAACGACGATACGTTCGACTCGTCCTGGACAGAGGAGGACGTAgacttgaacaagatcaacATTCCAATCGAGAGAACGACTCCAGCCAACGCGATCCCTCTGGAGGAGATCAAGGCTGCCGCCGGTGGCCGTGGTGGGTTCGGGCGTGGGGACAGAGGTTTTGGCGGTGGTGACAGAGGTTTCGGTTatggtggtggtagtggtggtgccTCGAGGCTAGACCCTGCGTTGCAAGGCGGTGAGAAGACCGGTGGGTTTGGTTCGTTTGGcggtggtgctggtggtaGCAGGGGCCCCCGTGAGGAGTACCCGGTGCCCAACCACCCTCCATACAGGgccatcatcaacaacatccCATGGGATATATCCCCAGAGGGTGTCAAGGCGTGGGTCGAGGATGGGCTCGGGAAGCAAGGTGCTGTCGACGACATTGACCTGCCAACGGCTATGGACGACCCATCGCGGTTGAAAGGTATGGCCTTCGTCGGGTTTAAGGAACGTGAGGATCTGGTCACAGCGCTGACTTTCAACGCCACGAAATTGAACGAACGTACCGTTTACGTTGCCGTTGCAGCACCAAAGAGAGGTGGGTTTGGTTTTGGTGGGGCCGATGTCGACTGGTCCGGCGCACGCGGGTCCCAGTTCCAAGGgtccggtggtggtgacgaGGTTGATATCGACTGGGGGGCCGCCAGGGGGTCCAATTTCAAGGCGTCGAGACCCATGAGGGACGAGGCTAACTTGAACTGGGACGCTGTCAGGGGGTctaatttcaaagaatctAGAGCACCAAGAGAGGAGGCCAACTTGGATTGGAACGCGGTTAGAGgttccaatttcaaagagtcTAGACCACCAAGAGAGGAGGCCAACTTGGATTGGAACGCGGTTAGAGgttccaatttcaaagaatctAGACCACCAAGAGAGGAGGCCAACTTGGATTGGAACGCGGTTAGAGGatccaacttcaaagaatctAGACCACCAAGAGAGGAGGCCAACTTGAACTGGGGGGCCGCTAGAGGTTCCCAATTCACGGGATctcaaagagaaagacaAAGACAGCCCGCGCGCGACGAACCACAATTGGACTGGGGGGCTGCTAAGGGCGCCCACTTCGGTAAGAAGACACAGGGAAAGAGAGCTTTCCCCGGAAAGCAGGCTGAGAAACCCGCTACCTCTACTGAGGAAAAGACAAAGATTCAAAAATCTGCCTACGAAGTGCTGCGCAGcgaggatgacgacgacgaggacgacgaagaaTCAAAGCAAGAAACTTCAGAGAAAAAGGACGAAGGTAACGTAGATGAACTGGCCCAAAAGACCGCCTCTTTGTCCGTCACAGAAGGCGACAATGACGAATGGGAAGTCGTGGGTAAAAAATAA